The Lycium ferocissimum isolate CSIRO_LF1 chromosome 8, AGI_CSIRO_Lferr_CH_V1, whole genome shotgun sequence DNA segment TTACCCAACTCATCCTTCAAACAAACTGCTGTATGACCAGCAAAGGCACCAGTGACCCACTTCTCAAGAGTTTCAAACCCACCCCACCGTCCACGTATCTTTGACAGAGCTAAGAAATCACCAGAATGAACATCATCTGGGTTAATTGTTGCCTGCCGTGGATGTGGATGTTTCTCAAATGTCGCACCCATGTGCTTCTTCAGAAAAGCAAGGTTAGAATGCTGGCCCCATGCCGTGTTAGAAAACAAGGGTAGTACATCCACCAAGGAAAGCAAGGTTCCAAGCATCCCTGATGGCATGAGAAACACAGAGATTCCATGTTGCTTGACCTGCATAATAGTTGCTTAAAGACCAATTATAAATGTAATGAACTTGGAACTAGACAAAAAAAGGCTCAAAACGAGAGCATACATATTCCCTTTCAGCAGGTTCCTCCCATGACTCAATTTTAAATGTGTGATCGTGGCCCGAAAAGTAGTAGTCCCAGGTTATCCTATAAGGTGTAGCAAATACATACAGATCCATACACGTCCAGCTGTGTGCTGCGCCTGTCTGCAAAGTGGATAAAAATTCAACTGTGCGAAGGATGTCTTATCCAAATAAAAATGCATAACAGAATAAGAACGAATGTATAGAGATaccaaaaaatttcatttttttttcttaaggtGTTATATCAGTTATCACTTGTTATCGCCCCATTGGTTTCTATTTTGTGGAAACATCTAGGTGTCAAGAGCGGAAACATTTATATAGTCATCTCGAATATTAGATGCTTGAAGACCACAAAgtgcaaatgaaattatttcttCAGTGAAATTATTTCTTTCAGCATTATTCTGCTgaccaacataaaatattacgccacgtagccatattttcagtttatacaacattatacccGGGGGGCATTATAcctaatgtatcaaccttgtataaaagtgtataatagcGTAAAAAAGGTGTGCATTACACATATATGGGCTAAGGCGCGTAAATATTTTCTTGCAGTAGACATAGAGTGTAATTTTCCCCAAACATTACCACCAACTACTACCATACAAATCAACTAAACATAAAATTAAGTTCACAATACCGAAAGATGGATAGTGGCACCACCAATACCGCGATCACCGGGCCCGGTTAACTCAACCCTAGCTTCATTCTCAAAAAAGCAAGCTCCTTTCCAACTAATTGACCCATTATTTGGAGCAAGTGATCCAATGTAAGTGGGCAATAAATCCACAGGGCTATGTATAGTGTTAAGCACAGGCCAAGAAACCTCACGTGGCAATACGGGTAATACATCTTTGACCCGAAATGGCATTTTTAATGCATACCCGAAATTTAACCCTAACCCAATTCCCAATATACATAGTAGTAGTGTTAAGGCATGCAGTTTTTGAGTTTGATGCATTAGTGAGAGCAGGGAATTGAACAGTAATTTGTAGTTTGTTTGATTAGGGTTTCATtgaattgggttttttttttcttgagaaaattCCAACTTGTTTTGGGGTTGGAATTCTTGGAATTTGTGGAGGGGAAGTGGATGAGATTTGTAAATATGGGTTCTTTTGTTAGTTGGGTTTGTGTTATGATTGTAGTGGACATTCCCAAATTGTTAAGATACTCTCTCCGTGCAGTGTCACtagacacaaaatttaagaaataaagaaatatttttaaaatatgtgatttaaaaatttatgtggctagaaatcatttagttaaaaattaaaaaaagtttaaagttgaattgttattaaatatataaatatgtcatttttttttagattgattaaaaaaaaatgacatataaattgagacgggaAAAGTACTATTTTagcaattttaattttatttgaagaGAAGATAAGATTAATAGAATATTGGAGTTTCTTAAAATGGTTAAATGGGGGTAGGAAATTTTATTAATACTATTTATAACAAGAGATGACAGAGACAGTTGATTTGGTGATATCATTTGTCGCTGACACAAGAGTCAAATTTCCTAAAGGTCTTctgatattttttcttctttctttttttttttttttcctgccttctttttttatttccacTTCCTTTTTTAGAGTTTTTACGAGCGTTCCTCTgtataaaacatgaaaatatccaaattcgctaaaaacatgaaaataataataaattaattgcAATATGCAAATTTGCTATTTGGCAAATTATACTTGAGTTTTGGAGGTGGGTGACCCGTGTGTTTTCCGGTAAAATCGGGTTTAATCAAAAAATCAgttagaaatttattttttaagggtTTGAAGACAAGTGGGACGTATCTACCCCCGATAACTCTTTTTATGAGCCCGTTCTGGAGAAGTTTAGATCGTGATAGAGTCTAGTGAGCAACAAAAGTAATATAATATGATCAGAGCAAATAAAAATGATTAGAAAATAATGATCCCGTGTATATACCCTGttcttttaagaatagaatGGTGTTTTACAAGAGTGTCTGTGGGAGAGAAGATGATCCTTTTCTTCTCCCCTAAGACTCCTTATATAAGCCAAAACAAGGCTTTTCTAACCCCAACGTTCGGGTGATGTGACGCGACTGTATCTCAACCTTCATCTCTGCTACGACACACTGATCGAGATTTGCGGGCATGACCCTAGTTGGTGGGAGTGGAGGATATCTGTGTAGATACCCCGTACTCTCCGAGCTTCCGGTTGCGAAGGCTCGTCCGGATACGCGTTTTGCCGTATACCCCATCCTTCTACCCTAAGCTAAGTTTGTATAAGCCACTcctcaacttttcataattcccAAGGTACAACTGACATGACCTTTCTGCCGCCCCAACGTGTATACTTGTGGTGGTACTCTGACCGATGACTGTTGATTTGACGGGAGTTGGTGAGAGTGAGAACCAGCTAGACAACCCCTGTGGCCGTAACGAGTACCCGGGCCCGCACACGCTTTTACCGCCATACACCGTTACCGATAACAAATTGATAATAAATAGTTAGTCGCATTAAATGTTTACATCAAACTGAGAAATATGACctttataattattaattaaagtaAAAATGCATATCATTTGCTCatgattagtgataaatatgtatatgaagaCATGTCttgtatttattaatttgaCGTAAATATTGGGTACAAATATACTTTTACAGATAGATACTTATGGAGAAAGAAAAGCAGAAGAAGGACATGTCTTAAATGAGAATTAAGTTTTACTCGCATCAAATGCTTACTTCTCGCTGCGTCTGTCTAGAATAtatatttcttgaacttcaaAAAGACTTGAAGTAAGATACTATTAGCACGTCGTTGACTTCTCTTTTGTACTATAACTAGTGAATAGGTCCGCGCTTCGCCAGTAATAAAATACctcattaaaatttataaaatagttTTTCATAATAATGAAATATTAGAattatttaaaactttaaaaaatttaagcactttttacttttcaaaCAACTGAATTAGATTAGTGAAATGCGTTTGTCTAAGtttgatttttctattaatAAAATATAGGTAAAGGTAAAACTTATTTTCGTTAAACATTATGTATAGGAAGAaatgaacttgaagaagaattaatctagtgtgtgtgtatatatatatattttttataacgCCGTTCCTTCTTTGTAGagtaatttttttgtaattttctcaCTTTTTCCTTGTTTGAATTCtaattaaagttaaaaaaaaaaaatgaaagaggaataaaataaaaataaaaaaatgaaagaggaaTAAAAACACATAATCGGATCCATCTAACCTAAATCTTCTAAATgaaataactttttcttttaccttcctTTTCTCTCTATTTTTGTGTGCCTCTGTCGTTAtagttttcctttatttctagcTCTCATACTTCTCTACCTATTTATTTGCCTAAAAAATATTTAGGTATTTCATTTTTTagtttcttctcttttgattcTTTTAGCTTTTTATTACCAGCCACTTTTTCGGTATAAGATAGTGTATAGTTTTTTGGAAATCATCAAATTATACCAAATTGCAAAAATTCGAAAAGGTATGTATGTTCATTCGTTTTGAAAGTTTCTCCTATAAAATGAAAATACAAtctcataagaaaagaatggCCTAGGAAATATAATCTAGAGGAGCTTAGTTTTGGCATGAGCTTCATTTATGGACAACTGTTATTCTAATTTCGCAGATAAGGTAACCCAAAAAGGTTCATACAAGGTGCATTTTCACTTTGTAATTCGAATTGCTAAAAAAACTCACTGCAATTTTTTATAGTTCCTACTTCTTCCTcctctttggtatttttcttgCCATTTATTTCCTTGCTATCTTCTTCCATTTAACTTATTGTCTGcgtaaataaatacaaaatcagagatttaaattttcaaatattttctaATTTAGACACATTGTTTCAAGGTATTCTAAATATGGTATTATTCTGCCTTGtgaaattatctttttttttttctttttttttttactaagcctgggttcgaaccccaaacctcatacaTAGTATTAGGcgaaagggccaaaaattaaagaccaccaatttaagggacaaaaattaaagaccaatgcatttgaagggcactccCCACAAAAATTTGTTTAtgtctagctttatattatatatagatatagattctTTTTGTTAGTGCATGTTCCCGTCTGTTGTACTCTCATCCTCACTGTTTTTCTTTATTGATTATTCAACACTTTGACCGGAGTCAGAACATTTACTAGGaagattaaaagtttaaaaagaGCATGCTGTTgttgtatttaaaaattaaaaaaataaacacaagAACAAATCAGAGATTCCCCAACACCCCACGTGAGATTATATTAgatatgttgttatttttgtcgtatttaaaaaagtaaacacaagAGCAAATCAGATATTCCCCCGACCCCACTTTGTGGATTTACActgggtgtgttgttgtatttaaattttttaaaagtaaacagaACAACAAATCAGAGATTCAACATCTACTTTACGAAACATTAATAGAAACTTCTATATACATTACTTTGTGGCTAAGCGGGGTTCAAATGAACCCTTGCCCCTCCTAGCTCGGCCATGTGGGCGAGTAGTGGATGAAAATAAACTTATTGGGGGCCAAAGTACAGAAAGAGAATTGTACAATTTGTCCGAATATTGTATGgtgaaaaaagataaataatttgCATCTAGCATTACTACATACTCGTATTTCATACTGTAACTACACTGACCTAATCCTCAAACTTGATTTCGCTATGCTCAATAAGAACCCAGAATAGCAGAAATAGTTCGTGTTCCGCTTCCACAGTCAGTTGTCCTTGCCCAAGTGTAAACTGCAGATGACTCTCTGGTGGTTAACACTATACTCCTCAATCTGTTATGATGTTTTAATAGAGTCAAGCCAATACCTTGAGATACTCTTAAGAAGCTACTTCAAATCCCAAAGATGAAACAATTTGAGTAGCATGGAAGAAAGAGGGCACTGTCTTCTATTGCAAGGGGTTGcctaaaaggatttaattgaATCTGCAAAGCAAGAAACAAGTTCAATTATAACGAAATGATTTAGAACAGTAGACATCTTTAAGAGCAAAatgtgaaaagaaaaagaaatggttGAGGAAAAAAAACTAACAGGAACGGTAGGAGAAGCCCCAGTCACTGAGGTTACGCAACTAGTCGCCAGATTACAAGCTTCTTCACAGTAATCAGAGAAAAATGCAGGCACTTTGATCTCCTTTATCAGCTCCTgcatgaaaaaggaaaacaacaaAGAAACATTTAGCAATACCAGACCTGGCAAGCTTTCTGAAAGGTCCCATGCACTGTCGGCAAAATCATAAAGGTAAAAACTTACATATGAATCTCATATCTATCCTGATATTAAGTACCAAGCACTAGATAGGCTGAAAATCAAGCATTGGAAAGAAAAGACTTACAATGGTTTGTAACCAGCTTCTGTAAGCAGCGACACCAGCATTCGGTGCAATAATTAGATTAGGAGGAGAACCCTGACAAAGCTGACAACATTTGAGTAACACCCAACAAAAGAAGGAAACATATGGCAAAGACAAATGCTGTTTGACCGACCTTCATAAGATCTTTATAACAATCATGATAATAACCAGCATGAAGCTTTAATGTAATGGCTGAAGATCCACTTTGCAATGACGTTGGGCCAAAACTCTCAGTCGAACATTTACACTTGCAGTAGGTCTCTGTACAATGAGCATAATCACGAAGTTCAATTCTCTCACCATTCCTAATCAGTAAAAAGCAAATGACGATGATCTATTAAAGGTACTTAGAGCAATGTGATTATAAATAATCTGCAAAGGTAAACAAGACACCGATGAACTTTTGAAAATACAATAAAAGAAAGTTAGAGGTTAGTGTGAACGTGATGTATTATACAGTTCAACAGAACGCACGTTATCAGGTTACCGAGGTTTCAAATGATGGATCCTGTCTAGTAAACTGGCAAGGATCCCGTTCTAACCACTTTTCTGTTAGCATTATCTGCAAAAATTATATGTGTAGCAGTCATTATTCACTGAAGATGATTGTGGGATATAGAGCCCAAACAAGGGTGCTATATCAAACATATAGCCTCCCAAgttcatatttctttttaaaccttttttttggggtaagTTCATTTTTGACTTCTTTATTCCAGAAACCATCAATTTACGACCCCCTTTTCCCGCATCTAAGATTCTTTCAAGAATTAACAATGGAAGTTACTTCCTTTCAGCAGAATGAGAACCAAGTGTCTCTAATCTGATAATGTTCCATCGGCGAAAAGGATAGAAGCGCAGAAATAGTTCATGGATTTCACAATGAGATTACTCTCCGTTCCTGCTGTAAGTTGTATAGTGATAACTTTGTAAATTTCGTATGGTAATTAACTAGAACTTGCATTGAAAAGTAATTAAACCAGAAACACAAAATGAAGGTGGGCAACCAAACCTTTCTTCTGGAATTGCAGGTCCCACGAGATCGATATGTATTTGAACATCGGGAAAAACTGCATGCAGTTCACTGAAAACTGCAAGCTGATGAAGCTCTTTTTCAGGACCTTCACATTTCAAACAAGAGAAAGAGCCCAAACTTAGTACCCAAATTGTGAGCCTGAAAAGCTAGCTCAAAGGATATGAGAACCAAGGATCGATAAAGCCCTGTACCAAGCGCAAAGAAAACGAGAGTACCTAAGTAATGTATGCATAGCTCATCACTTATTTCAGGAATCAGGTTCCCTTGAGCTGCCAGCTTAATGGACCAATACAGCGTCAATGGCTGGAAAAATCAACAGAAAGATAGCACTACAAATGAGCCAGTGAGTTTCACAATTGATTTCTCTAAAGATTGACAATCCAATAGATTCagaaacaattcatacaacatctTGCTCATATCATCAAAGACCACATAAGCATAATGTCCTTAAATGGAATGACTATATGGAAGAAACTACAACACAAAATAGCAAAGAAGTATATCGCCTAGGAAATATGGGTACTACAAACTCATAATTGTAAAATATGTGTACAGCTAACCTACCCAGTGAAGTAGCAAAGCAACAGGAGAATATAGCGGAATGCACCTCCATTCATAATATTCTTTCCAACCACTAAGAAGCTTTGGTAATGGAGCGGATGGCTCTGCGTTTGTACACCAGTTTAAATTAGCATTAGAGACGAGCATTGTATTAATTGTCTAAAGCACTGCATAGTACCTCTACAAGGACACAATGCACTAGATAAGTTCCAGCCCTTGATGAGCCTAATAACAAAAATCAAGGATAAGATTCCATATATGGTTTAGGTTataagtatttcattaaatccACATAGCAGTACTCAGTAGAGATCAAAATTGAACTTCCTCAGTTTTGGAAAGACACGGAAAATGCAAAGAACTTTGTCTGAAAATGCAAAGAATACTTTGTCTAATGTTCAGACAAAGTATCCTCTTAGGCACTGTAATATAAAGCTTGTAATTAGTAGgctaagaagaaaagaaagaaaagatcaaaaacaaaatattgtATCTTGAAAACAGTAAGCAACCTTGAGCAATCCAATATAGCAGCTGATTCCCCACAGCTACATTCAAACGTCCACATTCCTACACGGTGAATTCCCTGTTTTATCAAGAATGAACACCGTGTTTCCCGTTTATCACGCACCTAAAAAGCACCACCAAGTATTTTACCTAAGCACTTCCATGGACGAAtcgaaataataattcaaaagttTATTTATTGCTTACCTGTACAGTAGCTTCTTCAGAAAATGTAAAAGGGAAATCACTCACAACATTGGCATGCTTCATTTGCTGTTCCAACCTTTGACACTCTTTCTTGTGTACATTCCCATGTGAAATCtgaaaacaaaattaataaattcTCCCTCTGTTGTTACACTATTATTATTCGAGGAGTAAACAATTGTTTCACTAAGAAATTTAAACATCTTTTAAATATCCTTAATCATAAAATGTTGTGATttatagtactccctctgttccagGGTATTTGGCAGGACACAGATTTAAGGAAGTCAATTTAACTTATTGATGTATATTATATTAGCAAGAGCGGAAGAAAATTATTAAAGTAGTAGTTAAAGATTAGCTAGATAATTCATGTGACATGGGAAAAACCGGCTAAGGGAGGATACAAGCTCAACGTTGATGCAAGCTTCAACAAAAATAATCTTCAAATGGATTTCTGGTTGTCTTATTCGAAACAGTCATGGTGACTGGATAGTGAGAGCAATGAGACGTGGGTATGCATATTCACCCATGCAAGCAGAACTAATGGACTCAATATGGCAAAGTTGCATAATTTAACACCTCTGGAAATAGAGACAGACTCAACAGAGGTGATCAAATATATAGAGCAAAATACAATTACGTTtgctaatattatttatgaatgcaGGTCATTAATGCTCCAATTGAAGGCGATAAACCAATATATATGGCAAGACCTCCACCTTTTGTCGAAAGAAAACTAGAAACTGGTCGCCATGGAGGTCATCTGTTGTTGATAATATAAATGTACACGCTTGTAATGTTCTAGCTAGCTATGGGAAGAAAAATGTCCTGCGCGACATGAATGCTACTGATATGACTACTAATAATTTGGAAACACAAAACATCCCTCTGGATGGGTTTGTGTAATGTAATAATTTTATTAGGGTTATTATGAATATATAAATAGTCTTTAAACCTAAAAAAAAGTTAGCTAGATAAAGAAAACATTGCATGAATTTCAATTCTTCAAACTTAcaaaaattaattgaaatgaGAATGACTGTTTTTACATATATCCGAGAGTACTTTAACTAGTTTTTACACAcgcaaatttaaataaaaaaaaaatcacgtcCAAATTCAGTAAAGTGTGGACTATAAAACTAATTGAGcttaaagaaaaaagataatattCTGAACTTTAGGACTATAATTACATGGGATAATTATGTATTTTAACTTGGGAAAGCATAAGGTTTTATAGCATTCATCAAGTAGTAGTAAAAGAATCAGATGATtcatacaaatacatatatatatattaaacctGGTGAGAGATGGAGCAATAAGCAACTGCTTGGCAGCGACGACAACGTCTGGTGGCCGGGCCCGAACATCGGGTTCCACTTCCCCTGCCGGCGCACTCCATGGAAACAAACAGCCCGTTTAGATCCTTACAAACCGCattataattcattttttaagtttttatatctttgataaaatagaaaattgtttaaattaagttaaagagtacttaaaataaatcaaatagaAAGAAGTTActcaactcaatttttttttttttttttgcttaaaagcCATTTCAATTTGAttaataattttatctttttatctcttatatttttttattaattttaatattctttaatcacttttattcaaatacataattatttatttataaaataatttttaacaaTTTAAAAATATACTATATCACTCATGCTTAAAAGTGCTTTTTTTTCAGTTAATTCAAACGGGCTCAAAAGCCCAATGTATATCTAAACCGacgaaaggaaaaggaaaaattggCCCAACTAATCTGTATGTCCATTGTTCTCAGTTTAGCCCAAAAACAAGAATATGGGCTTCAGAGACCATAAATGAATAGAAGTGGACTCATTTGCGCTTTTGTACCTATTttgtggtggtctttaatttcatattttttgcaCAGATCTTccttcaaaggcgctggtctttaatttttgtccctcaaattactggtctttaatttttgtctctcaaatTGCTGATCTTTCATTTTTCCCCTTTgcttaaaaaggtggccaaAAATACTCCGAGGTTCTAAGTTCGGACcttagttcaaaaaaaaaaaaattacaaggcaAGGCTTCgcgaaaattctgccttaagtcAAAGGTTTGTCTTACAAAATTTTGCAAggaacatttttttattttttttactttgctgGAATTTTACAAAAGTTAAGTCgtccgaataggcctaattttgctacgaaactctgtcttgcgatttttatttttttactgaaccggattcgaacccagaacttgGGGATATCttaggcgaagggaaaaaattaaaggtcaCCGCCGAacaagggcaatcgtgcaaattttccctttaattttttgtccttcaacagggctagtctttaatttttggccttcaaattggctggtctttgatttttccccgtcaaaatcgaacttatgcctagagAGGCATAAGTTACGCATCATGATTTTTACAGGTTATGCCAGCTCCCCTAAAGAAATTATGTCTCGCTagacataagttcgattttaaaGGACAAACATcaaagaccaacccatttgaaggacaaaaattaaagaccagacCATTTGAAGAACAAACCGTGCAAATACTTCAACAAAAAGAACAAGGCCCAACCAATCTGTGTGTCCATTGTACTCAATTTTGGCCCAAAGATAGAGAGGTAGGCAGTATGGGCTTGAGAGTCCATGAAGTAATAGAGGTGTTTGTCAAACATAATTTGACCGTTAAATGAGAAGGTTCACTCAATTTGATACTCCCTccgattcaaaataagtgtttacAATATCTTTTACATATCCCTTAAGTAAATACTAATaacttttagaaaaatagtgttttgactaaaaaaattaatcaaatattacctaattaatatagtttcttgattaCATACAAACGCACTTATCTAAAtgggggtaaatttggaagaaatgaTTAATACCTTTTTGATTAGGTAAATAACACTTattttaaaccaaaataaaaggCTTTAACGGTTTAAACTTAAATGAGGCGGTTCATTCAATTTGAAATAGCACTAGAGTACACGAGAGGTCTAAGTTCCAATTTCGCCATGGtccatttaaaataaattccACCTGCAAAACaataaatacaaaaagaaaaatttggcTTTATACTTGTAGGTGTGTCATATACCTAAAATGATTAAATGTGCCACTTCTTGAACACTATAAACCTTTAAATGAGTTGAttacatattaaacaaaaatatatatgtcaCGCTACGATATTTTTCCCCTTGAAACTTTTTTTAAGACTAGAACAGAtaatggaaaaaatatttaattcaattaaaatgTAAAATGCTGCACCTGGATGATACATGAAAAGTTGCGACAATGTTATAATTTCTTCACCCTACTAAAGTTTGATATAAAGGAGGTCTAGGATTGGAAGTTTATTTGGgttccaaattttatttttgaaaaattttttaAANNNNNNNNNNNNNNNNNNNNNNNNNNNNNNNNNNNNNNNNNNNNNNNNNNNNNNNNNNNNNNNNNNNNNNNNNNNNNNNNNNNNNNNNNNNNNNNNNNNNactcattctttcttgttttaatgcagcacggattattatggagtgtgacattctcccctcctttagaacattcgtcctcgcatgtcaaatgaggactaaaactcgtcaattaaataaccgaatcacccgttatcgcagactatagacagcaagatttgaccacgaaaagggtgttttaggaatattatgcctaaaagtgctaaacgaccaaatgggtcgttacacaagTGGTCAAGTGCAGATGAAGTAATGTTTTCCAAACTTGAAGTAGATCATGAACAAAGGGATGATACATATTTATCAGCCTTCTTATCATGTTGGTTGTGCTCCTTTGTATTTCCCTCTAAAATGGTGACCTCATTCGACTAGGGACTTTTAGAATGGCGACCATGATGGCAAATAAATGAGTAATTAGTCTTGCAGTCCCAGTCTTATCAAACAGCTACAATGGTTTAGCGAAGATTTCCAATTCATTGCAACTTGAGCATATTAAAGTGTCATTTCCCaatcattatttatatggttggCTTGCTCACTACTTCAAGACGCATTTTGCACTTCCTAACAGACCATCAGTTTCGTTA contains these protein-coding regions:
- the LOC132067415 gene encoding uncharacterized protein LOC132067415, whose amino-acid sequence is MHQTQKLHALTLLLCILGIGLGLNFGYALKMPFRVKDVLPVLPREVSWPVLNTIHSPVDLLPTYIGSLAPNNGSISWKGACFFENEARVELTGPGDRGIGGATIHLSTGAAHSWTCMDLYVFATPYRITWDYYFSGHDHTFKIESWEEPAEREYVKQHGISVFLMPSGMLGTLLSLVDVLPLFSNTAWGQHSNLAFLKKHMGATFEKHPHPRQATINPDDVHSGDFLALSKIRGRWGGFETLEKWVTGAFAGHTAVCLKDELGNLWVGESGHENEKGEEIIAVIPWDEWWELTLKDESNPQVALLPLHPEVRARFNNTAAWEYARKMSGKPYGYHNMIFSWIDTVADNYPPPLDAHLVISVMSMWTRVQPAYAANMWNEALNKRLGTEDLDLYGILAETEKRGITFDQLLTIPEQDEWVYSDGQSTTCVAFILAMYKEAGVFGPVSNSIQVTEFTIRDAYMLKIFEDNQTRLPSWCNGGDNKVSFCQIRGEYQMELPGYNTLEPYANMNENCPSLPPHYERPGRC
- the LOC132067416 gene encoding uncharacterized protein LOC132067416 isoform X2 — translated: MNYNAVCKDLNGLFVSMECAGRGSGTRCSGPATRRCRRCQAVAYCSISHQISHGNVHKKECQRLEQQMKHANVVSDFPFTFSEEATVQVRDKRETRCSFLIKQGIHRVGMWTFECSCGESAAILDCSRLIKGWNLSSALCPCREPSAPLPKLLSGWKEYYEWRCIPLYSPVALLLHWPLTLYWSIKLAAQGNLIPEISDELCIHYLGPEKELHQLAVFSELHAVFPDVQIHIDLVGPAIPEERNGERIELRDYAHCTETYCKCKCSTESFGPTSLQSGSSAITLKLHAGYYHDCYKDLMKGSPPNLIIAPNAGVAAYRSWLQTIELIKEIKVPAFFSDYCEEACNLATSCVTSVTGASPTVPIQLNPFRQPLAIEDSALFLPCYSNCFIFGI
- the LOC132067416 gene encoding uncharacterized protein LOC132067416 isoform X1, with the protein product MNYNAVCKDLNGLFVSMECAGRGSGTRCSGPATRRCRRCQAVAYCSISHQISHGNVHKKECQRLEQQMKHANVVSDFPFTFSEEATVQVRDKRETRCSFLIKQGIHRVGMWTFECSCGESAAILDCSRLIKGWNLSSALCPCREPSAPLPKLLSGWKEYYEWRCIPLYSPVALLLHWPLTLYWSIKLAAQGNLIPEISDELCIHYLGPEKELHQLAVFSELHAVFPDVQIHIDLVGPAIPEERNGERIELRDYAHCTETYCKCKCSTESFGPTSLQSGSSAITLKLHAGYYHDCYKDLMKLCQGSPPNLIIAPNAGVAAYRSWLQTIELIKEIKVPAFFSDYCEEACNLATSCVTSVTGASPTVPIQLNPFRQPLAIEDSALFLPCYSNCFIFGI